The following are encoded in a window of Panthera leo isolate Ple1 chromosome B2, P.leo_Ple1_pat1.1, whole genome shotgun sequence genomic DNA:
- the MPIG6B gene encoding megakaryocyte and platelet inhibitory receptor G6b isoform X3 — MALVLQLLPVLLARAQGDPGASLDGRPGDRVNFSCVGVSHPIRWAWAPSFPACRGLSKGRRPILWASSSGTPTVSPVQPFAGRLRALDPSILRLELLLSAGDSGTFFCRGRREEESRTVLHVLGDGADCRAPGPAHGSMYPQLLIPLLGAGLVLGLGALGVVWWWRRRSPPHPPQPLPRFALSPPYRSTGESRDPEASKGGGA; from the exons ATGGCCCTGGTTCTGCAACTGCTGCCTGTGCTGTTGGCGAGGGCCCAGGGAGACCCCGGGG CTTCACTGGACGGCCGCCCTGGAGACCGGGTGAATTTCTCCTGCGTAGGGGTCTCGCATCCCATCCGCTGGGCCTGGGCGCCTAGCTTCCCGGCCTGCAGGGGCCTGTCCAAAGGACGCCGCCCAATCCTGTGGGCCTCATCCAGCGGGACCCCCACTGTGTCTCCCGTCCAGCCCTTTGCTGGTCGCCTACGTGCCCTGGACCCTAGTATCCTGCGGCTGGAGCTGCTCCTGAGCGCGGGGGACTCAGGCACCTTTTTCTGCAGGGGCCGCCGCGAGGAGGAGAGCCGTACTGTGCTGCATGTGCTAGGGGACGGGGCTGACTGCAGGGCTCCGGGGCCTGCCCACG GGTCCATGTATCCCCAGCTCCTGATCCCACTGCTGGGCGCTGGACTAGTGCTGGGACTCGGGGCGTTGGGCGTGGTCTGGTGGTGGCGCAG GCGATCACCCCCGCACCCGCCTCAACCACTCCCCAGATTTG CTCTGTCCCCCCCATATAGATCCACTGGTGAAAGTCGAGACCCAGAGGCCAGCAAAGGAGGAGGAGCCTAA
- the LY6G6C gene encoding lymphocyte antigen 6 complex locus protein G6c yields MKGLLLLTLSALLCWVSADIRCHSCYKVPVLGCVDRQSCRLEPGQQCLTTNVYLGKMWVFSNLRCGTPEEPCRETFNQTNHKLGLTYNTTCCSKDNCNSPAPRPTPALALILLTSLAGLGLWLLH; encoded by the exons ATGAAAGGTCTTCTGCTGCTCACCctgtctgctctgctctgctgggTCTCAG CTGACATTCGCTGTCACTCCTGCTACAAGGTCCCTGTGCTGGGCTGTGTGGACCGGCAGTCCTGCCGCCTAGAACCAGGACAGCAGTGCCTGACAACAAATGTGTACCTCG GTAAGATGTGGGTTTTCTCCAACCTTCGATGTGGCACACCCGAAGAGCCTTGTCGGGAGACCTTCAACCAAACCAACCACAAGCTGGGTCTGACCTATAACACTACCTGCTGCAGCAAGGACAACTGTAACAGCCCAGCCCCTCGGCCCACCCCGGCCCTGGCCCTTATCCTCCTGACTT
- the MPIG6B gene encoding megakaryocyte and platelet inhibitory receptor G6b isoform X2 yields MALVLQLLPVLLARAQGDPGASLDGRPGDRVNFSCVGVSHPIRWAWAPSFPACRGLSKGRRPILWASSSGTPTVSPVQPFAGRLRALDPSILRLELLLSAGDSGTFFCRGRREEESRTVLHVLGDGADCRAPGPAHGSMYPQLLIPLLGAGLVLGLGALGVVWWWRRRSPPHPPQPLPRFDPLVKVETQRPAKEEEPKITGDLDQEPSLLYADLDHLALRRPLRLTPVVPADASTIYAVVV; encoded by the exons ATGGCCCTGGTTCTGCAACTGCTGCCTGTGCTGTTGGCGAGGGCCCAGGGAGACCCCGGGG CTTCACTGGACGGCCGCCCTGGAGACCGGGTGAATTTCTCCTGCGTAGGGGTCTCGCATCCCATCCGCTGGGCCTGGGCGCCTAGCTTCCCGGCCTGCAGGGGCCTGTCCAAAGGACGCCGCCCAATCCTGTGGGCCTCATCCAGCGGGACCCCCACTGTGTCTCCCGTCCAGCCCTTTGCTGGTCGCCTACGTGCCCTGGACCCTAGTATCCTGCGGCTGGAGCTGCTCCTGAGCGCGGGGGACTCAGGCACCTTTTTCTGCAGGGGCCGCCGCGAGGAGGAGAGCCGTACTGTGCTGCATGTGCTAGGGGACGGGGCTGACTGCAGGGCTCCGGGGCCTGCCCACG GGTCCATGTATCCCCAGCTCCTGATCCCACTGCTGGGCGCTGGACTAGTGCTGGGACTCGGGGCGTTGGGCGTGGTCTGGTGGTGGCGCAG GCGATCACCCCCGCACCCGCCTCAACCACTCCCCAGATTTG ATCCACTGGTGAAAGTCGAGACCCAGAGGCCAGCAAAGGAGGAGGAGCCTAAGATCACAGGGGACCTGGACCAGGAGCCG AGCCTGCTCTATGCAGACCTGGATCATCTGGCCCTCAGAAGGCCCCTCCGGTTAACCCCAGTGGTCCCTGCTGATGCCTCCACCATCTATGCGGTTGTAGTTTGA
- the MPIG6B gene encoding megakaryocyte and platelet inhibitory receptor G6b isoform X1, whose product MALVLQLLPVLLARAQGDPGASLDGRPGDRVNFSCVGVSHPIRWAWAPSFPACRGLSKGRRPILWASSSGTPTVSPVQPFAGRLRALDPSILRLELLLSAGDSGTFFCRGRREEESRTVLHVLGDGADCRAPGPAHGSMYPQLLIPLLGAGLVLGLGALGVVWWWRSCWVAVGPEENETKLMALKDSYTSVTGDHPRTRLNHSPDLLCPPHIDPLVKVETQRPAKEEEPKITGDLDQEPSLLYADLDHLALRRPLRLTPVVPADASTIYAVVV is encoded by the exons ATGGCCCTGGTTCTGCAACTGCTGCCTGTGCTGTTGGCGAGGGCCCAGGGAGACCCCGGGG CTTCACTGGACGGCCGCCCTGGAGACCGGGTGAATTTCTCCTGCGTAGGGGTCTCGCATCCCATCCGCTGGGCCTGGGCGCCTAGCTTCCCGGCCTGCAGGGGCCTGTCCAAAGGACGCCGCCCAATCCTGTGGGCCTCATCCAGCGGGACCCCCACTGTGTCTCCCGTCCAGCCCTTTGCTGGTCGCCTACGTGCCCTGGACCCTAGTATCCTGCGGCTGGAGCTGCTCCTGAGCGCGGGGGACTCAGGCACCTTTTTCTGCAGGGGCCGCCGCGAGGAGGAGAGCCGTACTGTGCTGCATGTGCTAGGGGACGGGGCTGACTGCAGGGCTCCGGGGCCTGCCCACG GGTCCATGTATCCCCAGCTCCTGATCCCACTGCTGGGCGCTGGACTAGTGCTGGGACTCGGGGCGTTGGGCGTGGTCTGGTGGTGGCGCAG TTGCTGGGTTGCTGTTGGTCCCGAGGAGAACGAGACAAAACTGATGGCACTCAAAGACTCCTACACATCCGTTACAGGCGATCACCCCCGCACCCGCCTCAACCACTCCCCAGATTTG CTCTGTCCCCCCCATATAGATCCACTGGTGAAAGTCGAGACCCAGAGGCCAGCAAAGGAGGAGGAGCCTAAGATCACAGGGGACCTGGACCAGGAGCCG AGCCTGCTCTATGCAGACCTGGATCATCTGGCCCTCAGAAGGCCCCTCCGGTTAACCCCAGTGGTCCCTGCTGATGCCTCCACCATCTATGCGGTTGTAGTTTGA